Proteins from a genomic interval of Vanacampus margaritifer isolate UIUO_Vmar chromosome 4, RoL_Vmar_1.0, whole genome shotgun sequence:
- the LOC144050184 gene encoding uncharacterized protein LOC144050184, with protein MFSRGPARCEEEVCGANEQKERRGQLLDAVCKMTPLVLQGTDVRPEQQEIQSIHIKEEEEEEEEEPEPPHVKEEEQEDEITKFSLTGIIVKIEDCDGDESGGLQANGKLSESGNITSHSSEEEDEDDDDDDDEDDAHAKGDTSHADNKRVKCSQCDKTFIYESRLKRHFRTHTGEKPFACSICDKRFSFKAHLTTHIKIHTGEKPFLCSVCGQSFSRKAHLTRHTKRHSGEKPYPCSLCGKRFAEKTHLRIHTGTHTGEKPFACSLCGKSFALNSLLARHTKTHTEEKPFVCSICGKRFTLNGDLTKHTRTHTTEKLFVCSVCGKRFTLKEGLTKHTKTHSGEKPCACSVCGQRFSETARLTRHLRTHTGEKPFACSVCGQRFSEKACLTRHTRTHTGEKPFACSICGKTFNRKTTLKAHTRTHSGEKAFACSLCGQRFTTNGNLTSHMKRHDGEKPFTCLFCGKSFSENGLLKIHTRKHTGEKPFACSLCDKKFTQRADLTKHARTHTGEKPFACSVCSKRFNESGHLTRHTRTHTGEKPFVCSVCGKGFTENAHLTRHARTHADDDKPFTCCACDETFCGQDQLNAHKCAAENKSSQ; from the coding sequence ACGTTCGTCCTGAGCAGCAGGAGATACAATCCATCCACatcaaagaggaggaggaggaggaggaggaggagccagaGCCTCCTCATGTtaaagaggaggagcaggaggatgAAATCACCAAGTTTTCGCTGACTGGCATCATTGTCAAGATTGAAGACTGTGACGGAGACGAGAGTGGAGGATTGCAAGCGAACGGTAAACTGTCAGAAAGTGGCAACATCACGTCACACTCGtctgaagaagaagatgaagatgacgacgatgatgatgatgaggatgatgcaCACGCTAAAGGTGACACGAGTCACGCCGACAACAAACGCgtgaaatgttctcagtgtgacaAAACTTTTATCTACGAGTCCAGGTTGAAAAGACACTTCaggacacacactggagaaaaaccttttgcttgctccATTTGTGATAAGAGATTTTCTTTCAAAGCGCATTTGACAACACACATCAAaatacacactggagaaaaaccattcctctgctcagtttgtggtcaaagtttcTCCAGAAAAGCACATTTAACAAGGCACACAAAAAGACATAGTGGGGAGAAACCTTATCCCTGCTCACTTTGCGGTAAAAGATTTGCTGAAAAGACACACCTAAGAATACACACgggaacacacactggagaaaaaccttttgcatgCTCACTTTGTGGTAAAAGCTTTGCTCTGAATTCACTTTTAGCGaggcacacaaaaacacacacggaaGAAAAACCCTTTGTCTGCTCcatttgtggtaaaagattcacTCTCAACGGAGATTTAACAAAACACACCAGAACACACACAACAGAAAAGCTTTTTGTTTGCTCcgtttgtggtaaaagattcacTCTGAAAGAAGGCCTaacaaagcacacaaaaacGCACAGTGGAGAAAAACCTTGCGCTTGCTCAGTTTGCGGTCAGAGATTCTCTGAAACGGCACGTTTAACAAGACACTTGaggacacacactggagagaaaccttttgcctgctcagtttgtggtcaaaggtTCTCTGAAAAGGCCTGTTtaacaagacacacaagaacacacactggagaaaaaccctttGCTTGCTCCATTTGTGGGAAAACCTTCAACAGAAAGACAACTTTAAAGgcgcacacaagaacccacagtGGAGAAAAAGCTTTTGCCTGCTCGctttgtggtcaaagattcaCAACAAATGGAAATTTAACGAGCCACATGAAAAGACATGATGGTGAGAAGCCTTTTACGTGCTTGTTTTGTGGGAAATCATTCAGTGAGAACGGactgttaaaaatacacacgagaaaacacactggagagaagccatTTGCATGCTCACTTTGTGATAAAAAATTCACTCAGAGGGCCGATTTAACAAAACACGCGAGGacacacactggggaaaaaccCTTTGCCTGTTCAGTCTGTAGTAAAAGATTCAACGAGAGCGGACACTTAACGAGACACACGAGGACACACACAGGCGAGAAACCTTTTGTCTGCTCGGTTTGCGGTAAAGGATTCACGGAGAACGCACACCTCACGAGACACGCGAGAACACACGCTGACGACGATAAGCCATTCACTTGCTGTGCGTGTGATGAAACATTCTGTGGGCAAGATCAGCTGAACGCGCACAAATGTGCTGCTGAGAACAAAAGCAGTCAGTGA